The Pseudomonas berkeleyensis genome includes a region encoding these proteins:
- a CDS encoding GreA/GreB family elongation factor, protein MDKNLLLQDVLAHLQADLEQATLAALSAHEAATHEENVAENKYDTLGLEAAYLASGQARRVEELRQTLITWRQLRPRPFDDAQGIELGALIQLLDEQDEERWLFLGPQGASMKLQQAGHTIQVLGSAAPLGRALLGKAVGDEVRFGEQCFEVLAVE, encoded by the coding sequence ATGGACAAGAATCTGCTGTTGCAAGACGTGCTCGCCCACCTGCAGGCCGACCTCGAACAAGCCACCCTCGCCGCCCTCAGCGCGCACGAAGCGGCCACCCACGAAGAGAACGTCGCCGAGAACAAGTACGACACCCTGGGCCTGGAAGCGGCTTACCTGGCCAGCGGCCAGGCCCGGCGGGTCGAGGAGCTGCGCCAGACGCTGATCACCTGGCGCCAGTTGAGGCCACGGCCGTTCGATGACGCGCAAGGCATCGAATTGGGCGCGCTGATCCAGCTACTCGACGAGCAGGACGAAGAGCGCTGGCTGTTCCTCGGCCCACAGGGCGCGAGCATGAAGTTGCAACAGGCCGGTCACACCATCCAGGTGCTCGGCAGCGCCGCACCGCTGGGGCGTGCCCTGCTCGGCAAGGCAGTGGGCGACGAAGTACGCTTCGGCGAGCAGTGCTTCGAGGTACTGGCAGTCGAATGA
- a CDS encoding diguanylate cyclase: MPASRHTASAFLASLPGLLLMLCLSLNSQLVEANTRLGDSTAPQDLYGLVDFLADPQGTLTLDDVRAANAPFSASLTRRDLSFGYVQGAIWLRLPLQSEASETRIWRLELNYASLDEVRLYDVGADGVRESRSGDTVPYAERSIGHRYPVFEIVLQPGEQRTLYLRVDSRGSMTLSGGLMSLRDFEQHSQNGYLVHAIYFGVLIALGLYNLLLFLALRERPFLNYVLFMFAFALSVLSLNGLGAQYLWSQAAPWSNRMLPVSLTSAALLSVVFARSFLDTRQWLPRWDKGLLALCIAIAAAVLATILLPVQRALQLMSLTGLIATLTLLLTSFVCVGYRVPGARLFALAWLMLLTGAVLLALRNFALIPSNFLTLYAMQIGSGLEMILLSFALAARFNELKRQREAALQLNEQILAKRVTERTQALEQANQRLSELALQDPLTGLANRTALQQHLDQALARSVRRNELLAVMLIDLDGFKPINDQHGHEFGDRVLAEVAQRLRQYLRDADLPARLGGDEFVVICENVQSAEHARDLAKRLLEGLDTPMYLEDRAVRVGASIGIVLSHGSDDATTLIRQADAAMYRAKAEGRNRVQLAP, encoded by the coding sequence ATGCCAGCCAGCCGACATACTGCCTCCGCCTTCCTGGCCTCGTTGCCGGGCCTGCTGCTGATGCTTTGCCTGTCGCTGAACAGCCAGCTGGTTGAGGCGAACACCCGCCTGGGTGACAGCACCGCACCGCAGGACCTCTACGGTCTGGTCGATTTTCTCGCCGACCCGCAAGGCACCTTGACCCTGGATGACGTGCGCGCGGCCAACGCGCCGTTCAGTGCCTCGCTGACCCGTCGCGACCTCAGCTTCGGCTACGTGCAAGGCGCGATCTGGCTGCGCCTGCCGTTGCAGTCCGAAGCCAGCGAAACGCGCATCTGGCGCCTGGAGCTGAACTACGCCTCGCTCGACGAAGTACGTCTGTATGACGTCGGCGCCGATGGCGTACGCGAGTCGCGCAGTGGCGATACCGTGCCTTACGCCGAACGCAGCATCGGCCATCGTTACCCGGTGTTCGAGATCGTCCTGCAACCGGGCGAACAGCGCACATTGTACCTGCGCGTCGACTCGCGCGGCAGCATGACCCTGAGTGGCGGGCTGATGTCGCTGCGCGATTTCGAGCAGCACAGCCAGAACGGCTATCTGGTGCACGCCATCTACTTCGGTGTGCTGATCGCTCTGGGCCTGTACAACCTGCTGCTGTTCCTCGCCCTGCGCGAACGCCCCTTCCTCAACTACGTATTGTTCATGTTCGCCTTCGCCCTCAGCGTGCTCTCGCTCAACGGCCTCGGCGCGCAGTACCTGTGGTCTCAGGCAGCGCCCTGGAGCAATCGCATGCTGCCGGTCAGCCTGACCTCGGCGGCGCTGCTGTCGGTGGTATTCGCTCGCAGCTTCCTCGACACCCGCCAGTGGCTGCCGCGCTGGGACAAGGGTCTTCTGGCGCTGTGCATCGCCATCGCTGCTGCGGTGCTGGCCACCATCCTGCTGCCCGTGCAGCGCGCCTTACAACTGATGTCGCTGACCGGCCTGATCGCCACCCTGACGCTGCTGCTCACCAGCTTCGTCTGCGTCGGCTACCGGGTGCCCGGCGCCCGCCTGTTCGCCCTGGCCTGGCTGATGCTGCTTACCGGTGCGGTACTGCTGGCGCTGCGCAACTTCGCGCTGATCCCCTCGAACTTCCTCACCCTGTATGCCATGCAGATCGGCTCGGGCCTGGAGATGATCCTGCTGTCCTTCGCCCTGGCAGCACGCTTCAACGAACTCAAACGCCAGCGCGAGGCAGCGCTGCAGCTCAACGAGCAGATCCTCGCCAAGCGGGTAACCGAACGCACCCAGGCGCTGGAACAGGCCAACCAGCGCCTCAGCGAACTGGCACTGCAAGACCCGCTTACGGGCCTGGCCAACCGCACTGCACTGCAACAACACCTGGATCAGGCACTGGCGCGCAGCGTCAGGCGCAATGAACTGCTGGCGGTGATGCTGATCGATCTGGACGGATTCAAACCGATCAACGATCAGCATGGCCACGAATTCGGTGATCGGGTTCTGGCCGAAGTGGCTCAGCGCTTGCGCCAGTACCTGCGCGACGCCGACCTTCCCGCCCGCCTGGGTGGTGACGAATTCGTGGTGATCTGCGAGAACGTGCAATCGGCCGAGCACGCGCGCGATCTGGCCAAGCGCCTGCTGGAAGGGCTGGACACGCCCATGTACCTGGAGGATCGTGCCGTGCGCGTCGGCGCCAGCATCGGTATCGTCCTGAGCCATGGTAGCGACGATGCCACCACGCTGATTCGCCAGGCCGATGCGGCCATGTATCGGGCCAAGGCCGAAGGTCGCAACCGCGTGCAGCTGGCCCCCTAG